In the Brassica napus cultivar Da-Ae unplaced genomic scaffold, Da-Ae ScsIHWf_1584;HRSCAF=2196, whole genome shotgun sequence genome, AGAAtttatatgttgattttttggatttttatatGTTGCAGATTGCGTATTGAGACGGAACTATATTATGCTTTGATGTCCTATTCCAAATcagtttcaataaaaaaaagtgtTAAAAAAAGACCTCAGCTCATgccaattttataattataatatatatatatatatctatatatatatcgtttgaAATTTAGTTTCCATATACGTTTAAACTTATATTGTAAGaaatgttgttcaaaaaaaaaaaacttatattgtAAGAAAATAGTGTACGTCCTATATTTAATGATgcccaatttaaaaaaaaaaagttatggtAAACGCTAGAAATtgtatgcaaaaaaaaataggctataaattatattatatcagACGATCATGCCCCATCTTAATGAATATCAATATGAATAAGtaaagtaaaatattgttttcctGTTTCACGTGACGATGTTGAGAATATGTGAACTTTCGGTTATTAATTCTTACCCTGGGTAATATAAAACCAGTAGGTAAAAGATTAAATCTGAAGAAATCATGTCAGAAAAAGATGAAACTGAACAAAATTGGTTGACAATTGTAAAGAGTGCGCCGTGTGGGACATTACATCCACCCTTCAACGgcttttagacaaaaaaaagtttgtttactTCAGAGATAATTTAGATATATACAAAACTTTACTTTTTACACCATTGGATCTATGATTTTAATCTACGTTATACAAATTATCATATGTTTAGGAGTTTACGTGTGTACAATAAATGAAGATGATCAGGTGATTTCTTCGTGACCGTTgaaattaactttaaaattatgatatagtGGGTTGAATACATATATACAAcatcaaatttcaaataaatgatataatgCTTGTAAATGAATGCATGCATAAGAATCCCAATTAATTGATTGTTTTCTATggagaaaaaaataggaaaatttactaaaattaacccacaacttgattttaaccctaaacttatacccaaacttgaatcaaatgcaaaactaacctacaagccttgtgaaattacagtccagctccttgtgaccaaacaaaaaaacagaagccatttttacgaatataacccTAGTAAATCGTCTAAGTCGTTTAAGATGTTGGAAGTCATCTGAACGACTTcaaagtaagtcttctggtgtagcttatcttaaaaataatttttaaatttttaaaaaatattttgataagcaaaaaattaaaataatgtaattataaacagttttaagtgatataaattaaaatataacaaaattgaattgttttcaacatagatgagtgtaggtagtgaatcatggtactctttggtctagggtttggcaacatatattgtagtattgtatgtattcttagggttagattttggaaagtttgaatattttttttgaaaaattaatttttttacctatacgtgtttatttttgtgtatagtaaacacttttgaagtttaatttgattttatgaagtgttaagtcagttaattaagtttaggggttatgtttaggatctagacgacttacatttcagtcgtctggtgaagaaattaaaacagacgacttacatgtaagtcgtccaaatattcccgcctaattttttttttttttaaaattcccgtttaaataatttaaacaagacgacttacttgtaagtcatctgggaagtcttctatttagttttccactaaaaatattttaatttcccgctaaaaatattaaagccttctggacgacttacaagtaattcgtctaggaagtcgtctaaataacctaattggattttttatctccctatataaatttttttacacattctctctcctcctctcaaatggctgcaacaaaaatgtaatgttcatcattctaaaactcttcaacctctctctaatctctttgacttgaaaacaccaaactttatatgattttttcagttttgtctcatgtctttcttactaatctatcttcttttgcaggtttctaatcagatggtactcatcttccactcatttataggtaaatctattaattttagatatgtatttttgtgtgttctataaaggtagatttatctaatcttccactcatttttctgttttaagccatttgaatatttttggatatgcagattttcagatctggatttgatatgcaggttttcagatctggaaaacttctgggacgacttacatgttagtcgtctaaaatataatgcactaaacgacttccagaaagtcttccagacaactttcatttcagtcgtctggacttccatttcagtcgtctggacttcctgaaagtcgtctggacttcctagaagtcgtctggacttcctggatgtcttttgaaaaagtctttttccatatcaagtggagtccaagcttgtctttgtagaggaatgatctataatagttttgtttgtggtctgttttgtgaattgcatgtttactcttttagttgtgaatttttttgtaaaatcagtaataatgtttcccaagatgtaatacatgtgctaacaatgtgtttacacatttacaaatcaatgaaataatagagtttagtagcctttttcttatatttggatctctcatatgcaataataaactccaatggcctttttctcatcttaataaacaagaatgttggtaacttcatattgatacaacattttaagaagtattttaaTCCTTCTtacaactcataacaataatcatcattagtgtctataacaataatacttaagagatggaaacaaacaatagtaactagtcaaatcatatcatattttttataagtttgtgttgaaaaacttagtcaaatttagtaaaactaaggaagataacatatttttaaaatatgagttttacatatcttgaagttacttatcactcttaaaaatacatgttattcaaaaactagcgtagaagacttaaaaactagcggagaagacttCCACGAAAGTTTTCTCGGatcagttagaaattttaattaaCGTAAAtattggtaacctcataaatatcaccaattaagttataaatttcattcagtagcccaaatattcattaataaacatgaattaacaagaaaatgttaaaaagttcttataattttagagaaaatgcaagtttattaaacattgacgcagacgacatccACGAAGGTCATCTAGTAGACTTCCAGAGAAATCGTCCATTTAGgtcgacgcggacgacttcaatctaagtcttccagatgactaaaatataagtcgtctggtcaacgcagaggttatttttgcaattgactttgaaatttgttatcTGGGACgattgaaaaataagtcgtctacttttgtttggttaaaaaactccaaaaagctagacgacttatatttcagtcttcataggttaattttgcatttgactgtattatttcagaagtttgactttcctggacgacttacatttcagtcgtctggtgaaaaattcaaatatccataatttattaaaactcgacgacttacatttaagtcgtcataggttagtttacaattaaaaaataaaactttaatatttaattatatataaacgacttacaattcagtcgtctgtccgatgacttacatgtaagtcgtccaggatttacgaggtttgaccagaatctcagaataaaatcctggacgacttacatgtaagtcgtcgtgcggacgactgaattgtaagttgtctgggtataattaaatattgaagtttttttttcaattgcaaaactaacctatgacgacttaactgtaagtcgtctagttttaataaaatattgatatttcaatttttaccagacgactgaaatgtaagttgtcgaggaaagtcaaacttctgaaataatccagttaaatgcaaaactaacctatgacgactgaaatgtaagtcgtctaggttctttggagatttttttgtaaccaaacaaaatcagacgacttaactttcagtcgtctcagaaaacagatttcaaagtcaattgcaaaaataacctctgcgttgaccagacgacttccaggtaagtcatctacaaccagacgacttacctgtaagccgtctggacgaacagatctggaaaaaaaactcgatttcataccttaaattggtgaaataacttccttagcacacataaggcttctccaagaacacataatctcaaacgaaagtgacccacccagaatcgttaacTTCTTTGACtctataaaccataaaaaatgtagaatcaaaatcttggttttttttagttgaatgtggagagaaagtgatagagatgttgtgtttagttcataagaatggagaagaagaagagtaaattgattttgggagcattaagagcttcaaattggttgttcatggtggttagggtattgatgacaatggcaatcttgtaattacttgaaaatGATGAGgatgagagagtaaaaatgtcattttcgaaaaaaaataaaaaaaattgatggcattttcgtgaattatatgaacttgtgagGTGAAAAGGGTAAAactaatttctaaaaaaaaaggaagttagttttgtgtttgactttgagttgtaggtcaattttgcaaaaagcccagaaaaatatatcaatatttttccGCTAAAGATTATAAAgcttaaaaatttatattttcaaatgaaTTGCTTTAAGACACTACAAAACTGCTGTCTTACAAAAACCACTACATATAACTAGGATACATACAATGTCAAATACATTTTGAACATAAACAAATTTCAGTGCTTTTATGTAACCACAATGAATGTTTATAATCCAATGATAAGCTTTTTCACATCACATTATAtctcaagtatcatatataaatacgtatatataagttatatttttaattttataaccCAATTCCACACTATATGTTACTAACTGTGTATAACATAACATTAATTCATTCATAAGATGCAAACTGTATGTTTCTTTAACATGACATTAATTCGTTAAAAACATATCTCTCCTAAACAAATCGTATGTTTCGTTTACATatcattcattaaaaaaatattcagctgaaaagtattaatttattttataggcGTCATATCTACCCTCAATAACTTTACTTACAATGCATACAATAATCCATTAGATGTACatacatatatctatatatacacatatatatgtttcgacccatatatatatacagaagCGAGCGAGAGACTTCTACCAAACACAAAATCAAGAAAAACGAAATGGGAGGGATCAAAAGCGGCGAGAAAACGCGCGTTTTGGTGGTGGGAGCGACGGGTTACTTAGGGAAGAGAATCGTGAGGGCGTGTTTGGCTGAAGGTCACGAAACTTATGTTTTGCAGCGGCCAGAGATTGGTCTAGACATCGAGAAAGTCCAACTCCTTTTCTCATTCAAGAAACTAGGTGCTCGTCTCGTCGAGGCTTCTTTCTCCGACCACCAAAGCCTCGTATCAGCCGTGAAACTCGTAGACGTCGTTGTCTCCGCCATGTCGGGCGTTCACTTCCGTAGCCATAACATCCTTGTCCAGCTTAAGCTCGTTGAAGCCATCATAGAGGCTGGTAATGTCAAGGTGAGATTAAGATTGGTGGgctgagaaaaattaaaaaactgcTGATAAGTTtgttgtttttaactttttacgtTTCTAATAACATGCTTAAATAGAAAACTTAACCTAATATTTCAAACAAATCAAAAGTGTGttaatttgataaaacattTCATTGTAGTACTTTGGATGGGtgtctattatattttatttttaaataataagattgataaaaataattgtttcagCGGTTTTTACCATCTGAGTTTGGTATGGATCCACCACGTATGGGACATGCTTTACCACCAGGACGAGAAACGTTCGACCAAAAAATGGAAGTGCGTCATGCTATTGAAGCTGCCGGAATACCTTACACTTACGTTGTTGGCGCTTGCTTCGCCGCATATTTTGCCGGAAACTTATCTCAGATGGAAACTTTACTCCCTCCAAAGAAAAAAGCTAATATATATGGAGACGGAAACGTAAAAGGTAAAAATCATTACTACCTCCAAAGAAAAACTTTACTCTTCTAAGTGTGGTCATTAATTAGTTCTTAGATTTGAATGATTAACCTCATAAGTTTCTAAAGCAATCAATCTTTAATGGTGTTATCTTCGTAGTGGTGTTCGCTGATGAAGACGATATCGCAAAATACACCGCAAAAACACTAGACGATCCACGAACAGTGAACAAAACCGTGTATATCAGACCTCAGGACAACGTTCTCACTCAAAATGAATTGGTTAAAATTTGGGAAAAGCTAACCGGAAACGAATTGGAGAAAACCAATATTGCTGCAAAAGACTTCCTTGCCAACATTGAACGTAAGTCCACTAATAATGTAACAtagtatataaactatatatcatTTTCAGCTACACGTGCTTAATAGACTAGGCTTTATGTCCGTTTAAAACATAAAGCccattaaatgttaattaatttGTTATATTAATGTAGACATGGAGATTCCACATCAAGCAGGGATAGGacatttttatcatatcttCTATGAAGGATGTCTCACTGATCACAAagtcggagaagatgaagaagcgtCAAGTCTCTATCCGGATGTCAAGTACAAGCGTATGGATGATTATTTAAGAATGTTCCTCTGATTACAATTTGGTCAAAATCATATCTATGATAAATATGCATATCATAAGTTTGAAGTTCTTATATTCATGTATTTTCGTGTTACTCAAAGTGCAATGTACTCATTATGcaacaaatatatatgatcTCTTCTTTTCTTAACAACCATAccagaacaacaacaaaaactgaTTACGTTCAAACGTTGAAAGGATGAAAACTgaatcacaatactaaaagtaGAATAACTAGAGCAGGGAGAGTGTCCACCTCAGattaaaaaatcaaccaatcatagAAATCCTTTCTGCCATGTCATTAGTGATTGTCTGATTTCGTTGGCTTCTTTGGACTCAGCTTTTGTTTCATCTTTCGGTTGGGCTTTTACAAAACTTTTTATCGAGCCCATTGAAGTATTAAGGTTTTTTTATCTTCTCACTTTCTCCGTTCATATGTTAGCAGTAGATTTTTCCAGAACCTAAAGCTATAACCTCAATGTAACATCTCAACCGTGCATTAAATGAACCTTGCATTAAACGTCCCAACCTTTGCTTTAGATCAAAGCCAATGAATCAACGAATCACTATTCAACTTCCCTAATTCCCCTCTCCcaggttaaatatatatacgaCATCGCCGTATGAATCCCTAAAGCTGCTCAAATCAAACGCCCCCTCTCACGCGTGTATCCATCGAAGAATTCTTCTGCAAATCTGCAATGACCTAGGGCGCAAGGTAACTTTTTCCTCTCACAATGTTTATGATGAGTTTTGTTTGGTAAGATTAATGCGCTTACTGCTTCTTTTGGTGTGGATTTTGACCGAACCTAATTCATTGTCTAATTCTCAGGCTTTTTTATTAACTCTAGACTATATCTAATTTATTGTCTGGCTATACGAACCAAAGGACTTTGGTGACCAATCAGCCGATCACAATTGGTCATatcagtttattttttttttgctttgtagACAATTAAGAGAAGGAGCAGAAATGTGCTCACTTTTGTGTCTGCTTACTATGCAACTAAAAATTATTGCAATACTTTCATTACTTTCTTATGGGATGATGATATGaagcttttattttattttcacactCTAGCTTCTGCTTTTTGAAACTTCGTGTTGTGGCTTTTGTGAAACGTAGTTAGCTCATGTCTTGGACGCTGTGTCACAAAATCTTGCAACATTATGTTATAATTTCACTATGTATTTATACTGTTGCGGTCAAAGGTCTCAGTGGTACTTTGTACCATAATAGTTTAACTTTTGATTGTATTGGAGTATGCTTGCTTGaagaaatcaagaagaaaaagagtttaCAAGGATTAAGGATTTTAAAGGTGGCAAAGAGGATAAGTGTCGCTCCAAGAGATGACCATGCCAACAGCCATATAAGTACAAAACCGGTCAGAGCTAGAGTTCTTGAACAGCATGATGATCTTTTCAAACTTGGCCGTGCATTGGCGTTTCTACTACCGCATTTGTAAGTAAAATGAGTCTACATATTTGAACACTAAGTATACAAAACAATTATTCTGATACCTATTTTCATACTCTCTTTGTTTGGGATATAAACTGTCAGTATGTTGAGAGCGCGAATAATTCCTGAGGCTGACAAGAAAGAATGTCTGTAAAAAGCGTGTGAGGATAAGTGGTTTGTTTGATTAGCGTAGTGTGTCCTAGATTGGAATAAattattcttttgtttcttcagaTGGAGTTTCATAACACAACTACCAAAAGAAAATGTTGAAGATGTTGAGGTGATAAAAGAGGCGAAGGCATACAAAGCATCTTGAGAAAATAGTGACCAAGGGGAAGGAGTTTCTGAAGCATCAGAGGTTTCCTCTGTATTAATGGAGAAGGTCAAATGAATTAAGAATGGTTTACCATCAATCTAAAGTCTCAAGAGATTATTTTGCCAAAGCTAACTCTTTAGGTGTACTTTTTAAGGTTGCTGGTCTGATACCAATATCTCGAGGAGGATGACGATGTGTCTATCAACATTGGCAAAGGCTGGCTTCTTTTCACAGGTATATAGACATTATATATCCTCCACTTTCTTTCGCGTCTGATACTAAATTTCTAAAGTTGCAACGCTTTGAATGCAGATAACACAAGGATTGACATGGAAAGAAACACATGATGAAGTTACAGCTGCCGCGATGTACATGAAAGACACACTTGCTGCTGAAGGATTTCAACAAACAATCAGCTGTCTCTCCAAAGAAAAAGGCAAATAATCATCCCCTTCATGGGATTTTAATCTTTAAAGTTCATttgttaattgatttttgtattGTATCTGGTTTCTCAACAGAGGGAAGAATTGTAGTGTATGATACTTGCGGGTTGGGAAGAAAatgcaacaaaataaaaatcaacaaggaaaaaaaaagagtgctCTGGTGTCTGCGCAGGAAGGTAATGACAACCCCATCGCTGATATGCTGGGAGCTGCATCTGTAACAACAAATACCTCTCATGATGTGTAGATTGGTGTTCCTATGACCAGCATAAGGCTTGATTGATAGGCATGGGATGGTTGAAAAAAACAGAGGCGAGGTAGCTCTGCCAAGTGCTCGACCTGTTGTTCCCGAAATGACTGCGGAGTGCGGAGAAGCTAACAGTTCTGGAACATGGGCTCTCTGACATGCATTGAGTAAAATCTCAAGTAATGGAGTCTATGACCCTCATGTCAACTCCCACAAACTACACCAGAGCTTTTTTAAATTTCGCATATTAATGAATTATGACTCAAAACTCATTACTACCGTCCGTCATGTTAGTGTAtgtgttttgttttcaaaattttgtatctaATCAACTAAGctctgtttttcaaaaaaaaaatttagaacatGTTTAAAATTAGTCTTCGGATTAATAGAATAACTTACATCCCATTAGATCAATACGAATGCTCATCCCAGTAATAATCTCATTTTCCTCCTCAGTACCTATCACAATCACCAAAATCTTCTCCACCAACAAAGTTTACAGCTAATACGTAATAGGCAAATAACCTCCTAAATTGTATATGACTTATTATCTTCAAACCAAATTTCATTTCAATACAACTACACATTATTAAACAATATAGCTCAACTTCAAAGATGTAACCACATTTACCATCATATAATTTCCCTTCTCCAGAACTAAGCCAGTTTCCGGTGAGTTCCaattactaaataaataaactaaacttTAACACAATTAGTGAGTTAATTTACagtataaacaataatatttaacaCTCAAATATGTAATAAATTAGATTAGtagtaaaatatattcaaaagatATACAGCCtctgttttttgaaaaaatataagttttaatatttttcatacatattaaaatatattaaatattaattatctatgcataaactttataattaaatatatctcaaaaatttaaccaataaaattacattttatattatgttttaaattaatgtTTAGTTAATTTCTAACTCATACACATTACAtctataatttgaaataaagaACGCACAAAAAACTATGAGTtctaacatttcaaatttactagacaaagaatataatataaatagttttaaatttttataataaattctaatgtatatatgtacatttatattcaaataaaaactgtaatagaaaaataattaaattatagaacaaaaaatcccgggcgtagcccggacaaACAACTAGTACAAATAAATGAGGAACATCTTTTTCTCCAAAAATGAGATGCATTAGAAAATGGGAAAATACAGATTTCAATACTATAAGGCAACCAATtaataaaagaataaaagagaaaattggaaaaaagaGACACTTTTAACTAAGATTTGTCCCAATAGAATTTGTAGAAGATTATTTAGGTAACTAAGATTTATATTCTCTTTAATACCATTATATCCTTCAATTAACTTAATTAatcttaatattttgtaattgattaagttttattaaaaagggaaaaataaaaacagaaaaaagaatattaataGAAATCCACGAAAGAGTTAAAACAATTCGTTTAACCCTAATTTCCTTTtccctttcatcttcttctccaacGTACCTTCAACCCCTATCAATGGTGATTTAAGGTGAGCAGAGAATACTTGTTTCTTTATCGGAAATCATCAATTATTTCGTCTCTAATCTCGTTTTCGTCTTTCCTCCTTTTTATTTCGTCTCTAATGGTGATTTGTTCTCTACGATTTCGTCAGAcagtctcttctttctcttcgcTTCACACTCTGTATCATCAGTAGATAGTGAATGTGTTTTTATGTTACAGTATGAGTTATTTTGGTTCTAATGA is a window encoding:
- the LOC106453825 gene encoding pinoresinol reductase 1; its protein translation is MGGIKSGEKTRVLVVGATGYLGKRIVRACLAEGHETYVLQRPEIGLDIEKVQLLFSFKKLGARLVEASFSDHQSLVSAVKLVDVVVSAMSGVHFRSHNILVQLKLVEAIIEAGNVKRFLPSEFGMDPPRMGHALPPGRETFDQKMEVRHAIEAAGIPYTYVVGACFAAYFAGNLSQMETLLPPKKKANIYGDGNVKVVFADEDDIAKYTAKTLDDPRTVNKTVYIRPQDNVLTQNELVKIWEKLTGNELEKTNIAAKDFLANIEHMEIPHQAGIGHFYHIFYEGCLTDHKVGEDEEASSLYPDVKYKRMDDYLRMFL